GGCGCGGCAGATCCAGACCTATGGCCGCCTGGTCGAGCCCGCCGAGGTCATCGCCGATGTCGACAAGGTCGATCTCGACCGGATCCGTGCGGCCGGCCGGGCAATGCTTTCGGGGCCGCGGGCCCGGGCCACGATCGGCTTCCCGGCCGTCCGCGCCGCCTGACCGCATGGTCCTTTCCACTCTCGTCGGCGAGCCCTGGGCCGATTACGGCCTCATGGACAGCGGCAACGGCCGCAAGCTCGAACGCTACGGTCCCTACAGCTTCATCCGGCCCGAGCCGCAGGCGATGTGGGCGCCGGCCCTGGCCGACTGGGATGCCGACGGCGAGTTCATCCCCGGCTCGGACGAGGATGGGGGCGGTCGCTGGCAATTTGCGCGTCCGGTGCCGCAGGCCGGCTGGGACATGGGCTGGGAGGACGTCCGCTTCCGCAGCCAGTGTACGCCTTTCCGCCACCTCGCTTTCTTTCCCGACATGTCGCCGCAATGGGCATGGATGCGGGAGCGGCTCGGCGCCGGCTCGGAAGCGATGAACCTGTTCGGCTATACCGGGGTCGGCACCCTGGCGATGGCTGCCGCCGGCGCGCGGCTCACCCATGTCGATGCGTCCAAGAAGTCGGTGGAGGCGGGCAAGGAGAATGCCCGCCTGTCCGGGTTTGCCGAGCGGCCGATCCGCTGGATGATCGACGAT
The nucleotide sequence above comes from Sphingosinicella sp. BN140058. Encoded proteins:
- a CDS encoding class I SAM-dependent methyltransferase, producing the protein MVLSTLVGEPWADYGLMDSGNGRKLERYGPYSFIRPEPQAMWAPALADWDADGEFIPGSDEDGGGRWQFARPVPQAGWDMGWEDVRFRSQCTPFRHLAFFPDMSPQWAWMRERLGAGSEAMNLFGYTGVGTLAMAAAGARLTHVDASKKSVEAGKENARLSGFAERPIRWMIDDAAKFTAREVRRGRRYDGIILDPPKYGRGPTGEVWRLEEGLPGLIADCRKLLDADSRFLVLTVYAVRMSALAIGELLRQALADLGGRIECGDMAVREEARGLLLPTAIFARWSRD